From the Esox lucius isolate fEsoLuc1 chromosome 21, fEsoLuc1.pri, whole genome shotgun sequence genome, one window contains:
- the LOC105019453 gene encoding high choriolytic enzyme 1-like: MSALRYTLGLLALLVVAAYAEEEDLSVPELLEKANQDVVHTIDEPLVEDDIAYSNEDERNADPCTSRSCIWPKSSDGKVYVPYTLSSAYSDRERSVIERGLQSFATISCIRFIKRTNQKDYLAIQSLEGCYSFIGRQGKAQTVSLARSGCVYHGTTQHEVLHALGFHHEQKRSDRDSHIRIHLENVISGKENNFKKIATLNQNTGYDYKSVMHYGKFAFSKNNKATMVPIPNQNVEIGKATEMSQNDINRLKRLYKC, encoded by the coding sequence ATGTCTGCCTTGAGGTACACCCTGGGTCTTCTGGCCCTGCTTGTGGTGGCAGCCTATGCCGAGGAGGAGGACCTCTCGGTCCCTGAGCTGCTGGAGAAGGCCAACCAGGACGTTGTCCATACCATAGATGAACCCCTGGTGGAAGATGACATTGCTTACAGCAATGAGGATGAGCGGAACGCTGATCCCTGCACATCCCGCAGCTGCATATGGCCCAAGTCCAGCGATGGCAAGGTCTACGTTCCCTACACCCTATCCAGCGCGTACAGCGACAGGGAGAGGTCTGTCATTGAGCGTGGTCTGCAGTCCTTCGCGACGATCTCCTGCATCCGCTTCATCAAGCGCACCAACCAAAAAGACTACCTTGCCATCCAGTCCCTGGAAGGTTGCTACTCTTTCATCGGCCGTCAGGGCAAGGCCCAGACTGTGTCCCTAGCTCGTTCCGGTTGTGTCTACCATGGCACCACCCAACATGAGGTGCTGCATGCCCTGGGCTTCCACCACGAGCAGAAGCGCAGCGACCGTGACAGTCACATCCGCATCCACCTGGAGAACGTCATTTCTGGCAAGGAGAACAACTTCAAGAAGATCGCCACACTTAACCAGAACACTGGTTATGACTATAAATCAGTCATGCACTACGGCAAGTTTGCCTTCTCCAAAAACAACAAGGCAACCATGGTGCCTATTCCCAACCAGAATGTGGAGATTGGCAAGGCCACCGAGATGAGCCAGAATGACATTAACCGTCTCAAGAGGCTTTATAAATGTTAG